The following coding sequences lie in one Strix aluco isolate bStrAlu1 chromosome 34, bStrAlu1.hap1, whole genome shotgun sequence genomic window:
- the LOC141917173 gene encoding olfactory receptor 14I1-like, with protein MSNGSSITEFLLLAFADTRELQLLHFWLFLGIYLAALLGNGLIITAIACDHHLHTPMYFFLLNLSLLDLGSISTTLPKAMDNSLWDRRDISHSGCVAQIFFFLFFFGAEFSLLTIMSYDRYVVICKPLHYGTLLGSRACVHMAAAAWGTGFLWAVLHTANTFSIPLCKGNTLDQFFCEIPHILKLSCSHSYFTIFGLIMVSACLAFGCFVFIVVSYVQILRAVLRIPSEQGRHKAFSTCLPHLSVVSLFISMAMFAHLKPPSISSPSLDLVVSFLYSVVPPAVNPLIYSMRNQELKDALRKRITRCYSEPINCSSSSKQL; from the coding sequence ATGTCCAacggcagctccatcactgagttcctcctcctggcattcgcagacacacgggagctgcagctcttgcacttctggctcttcctgggcatctacctggctgccctcctgggcaacggcctcatcatcaccgccatcgcctgtgaccaccacctgcacacccccatgtacttcttcctcctcaacctctccctcctcgacctgggctccatctccaccactctccccaaagccatggacaattccctctgggacagaAGAGACATCTCCCACTCAGGTTGTGTTgcccaaatctttttctttctcttcttttttggagcagagttttctctcctcaccatcatgtcctacgaccgctacgttgtcatctgcaaacccctgcactacgggaccctcctgggcagcagagcttgtgtccacatggcagcagctgcctggggcactgggttcctctgggctgtgctgcacacggccaacacattttcaaTACCACTGTGCAAAGGCAACACcctggaccagttcttctgtgaaatcccccacatcctcaagctctcctgctcacactcctacttCACTATATTTGGGCTTATCATGGTTAGTGCCTGTTTagcttttggttgttttgttttcattgtggtgtcctatgtgcagatcttgagggccgtgctgaggatcccctctgagcagggacggcacaaagccttttccacgtgcctccctcacctgtcCGTGGTCTCCCTCTTCATCAGTATGGCCATGTTTGCccacctgaagcccccctccatctcctccccatccctggacctggtggtgtcatttctgtactctgtggtgcctccagcagtgaaccccctcatctacagcatgaggaaccaggagctcaaggatgccctgaggaaacGGATAACTAGATGTTATTCTGAACCAATAAACTGCTCATCTTCTTCAAAGCAATTATAA